The proteins below come from a single Thalassotalea ponticola genomic window:
- the prpF gene encoding 2-methylaconitate cis-trans isomerase PrpF — translation MAHIPQVKIPATYMRGGTSKGVFFNVSDLPERCQVAGEARDKLLLRVIGSPDPYGKQTDGMGGATSSTSKTVILSKTEKEDHDVDYLFGQVAIDKAFVDWSGNCGNLTAAVGSFAIYSGLVDRDRVPDNGVATVRIWQANIEKTIIAKVPMINGEVQETGDFELDGVTFPAAEVPVEFIAPVDPSEAMFPTGNLVDELHVPGVATLNATMINAGIPTIFLNADELGYTGTELQDDINSSSEILERFELIRAHGAMKMGLIDSLEQAKTRQHTPKIAFVAPAKPYVASSGKSIDTNDIDVNVRALSMGKLHHAMMGTAAVAIGTAAAIPGTLVNIAAGGGDRQAVTFGHPSGTLKVGAKASCIDGRWQVDKAIMSRSARILMEGWVRVPGDSF, via the coding sequence ATGGCTCATATTCCGCAAGTGAAAATCCCAGCTACATACATGCGCGGTGGTACGTCAAAAGGGGTGTTCTTTAATGTAAGCGATTTACCTGAGCGTTGTCAGGTAGCGGGCGAGGCTCGAGATAAGTTGTTACTGAGGGTAATTGGTAGCCCAGACCCATACGGTAAACAAACCGATGGCATGGGCGGTGCCACCTCGAGTACCAGTAAAACCGTGATATTGTCAAAAACCGAAAAAGAGGATCACGACGTAGACTACCTATTTGGTCAAGTGGCGATTGATAAAGCATTTGTCGATTGGTCGGGAAATTGCGGTAATTTAACCGCAGCAGTGGGCAGCTTTGCAATTTACTCGGGGTTGGTCGACCGCGATCGAGTTCCTGACAATGGGGTGGCAACGGTACGCATTTGGCAAGCAAATATTGAAAAAACGATTATCGCCAAAGTACCGATGATAAACGGCGAAGTCCAAGAAACCGGCGATTTTGAGCTCGATGGCGTAACCTTTCCAGCAGCGGAAGTACCGGTAGAGTTTATCGCGCCAGTTGATCCAAGCGAAGCGATGTTTCCCACCGGAAATTTAGTTGATGAGTTGCACGTGCCAGGCGTTGCAACGTTAAATGCGACCATGATTAATGCGGGCATTCCAACCATTTTCTTAAACGCAGATGAGCTAGGTTATACGGGCACCGAACTGCAAGATGACATTAATTCGAGTAGTGAAATACTGGAACGCTTTGAGTTAATTCGTGCACATGGCGCAATGAAAATGGGGTTGATTGATTCATTAGAGCAAGCCAAAACGAGACAGCACACACCGAAAATTGCCTTTGTGGCTCCGGCGAAGCCGTATGTCGCATCAAGTGGCAAATCAATAGATACAAACGATATTGATGTGAACGTTCGCGCCCTATCTATGGGTAAATTACACCATGCGATGATGGGTACGGCTGCCGTTGCAATTGGCACCGCAGCCGCTATCCCAGGTACGTTAGTCAATATCGCCGCCGGTGGTGGCGATCGCCAAGCGGTAACGTTTGGTCACCCATCAGGGACGCTAAAGGTCGGCGCGAAAGCCAGCTGTATTGACGGACGTTGGCAAGTGGATAAAGCGATCATGAGCCGCAGTGCTCGGATCTTGATGGAAGGTTGGGTACGCGTACCAGGGGACAGCTTTTAA
- a CDS encoding DUF5666 domain-containing protein: MQSGFAKSLLSLSILMLFSCGGGSSSGSSTPTPTPTPPTETDIVVTGAISGFGSIYVNGIRFDVSSASIDVDGFNASDDALKLGMMVTVRATQGDDSSVANAEQVIYDDDVQGPIASINEADDGRQKLLTILNVTVVADAISTVFDGISYDTLAIDDLVEVSGFYDNNTIVATRIEKKTNTATSGIEVELKGVVENLDEELFTLAGISVDYTNADLSGVVGEVVSNGVAVEVKGLYDGDKIVATEVEVESLEFENMESFSVEGIISNYASDQSFSLQGILVNAAQAQRQPNNLVLTDGLRIEASGELVDGVLIANEVESYQSDIEVAATISNIDSDSVTLDFITGEITVMTDKRTRFKDDRDSDAVLTLSQLQNGDYVQIKARRNNNTLYASELRLDELDDNVIQAPVESFTAPDNVTVLGITFTTASASFEDRNDQEISQQVFFDNLQAGQVIQVKDEQPADGNADEVELED, from the coding sequence ATGCAATCTGGATTTGCCAAATCGTTGTTATCCCTATCGATATTAATGTTGTTCAGTTGTGGTGGAGGGTCGAGTTCAGGCTCTTCAACGCCCACGCCAACTCCAACGCCGCCGACAGAAACCGATATCGTTGTTACCGGAGCAATTAGTGGCTTTGGCAGTATTTACGTCAACGGTATTCGCTTTGACGTGAGTAGTGCATCAATCGATGTTGATGGTTTCAATGCCAGCGATGATGCACTCAAGCTTGGCATGATGGTCACCGTACGCGCTACCCAAGGCGATGACAGCAGTGTCGCCAACGCCGAGCAAGTTATTTACGACGACGACGTACAAGGACCGATTGCCAGTATCAATGAAGCAGACGATGGTCGGCAAAAACTATTGACTATTTTAAATGTGACCGTTGTTGCTGACGCCATTTCCACAGTATTTGATGGCATTAGTTACGACACTTTGGCGATCGACGACCTCGTCGAAGTCAGCGGTTTTTACGATAACAACACGATTGTGGCAACTCGAATTGAGAAAAAAACCAACACAGCAACGAGCGGCATCGAGGTTGAACTCAAAGGCGTGGTTGAAAATCTTGACGAAGAACTCTTTACCTTAGCGGGGATCAGCGTTGATTACACCAACGCGGACTTATCGGGTGTGGTTGGTGAAGTTGTCAGTAATGGCGTCGCCGTTGAAGTCAAAGGCCTATACGATGGTGATAAAATCGTTGCTACCGAGGTTGAAGTTGAGTCGCTCGAATTTGAAAACATGGAGAGCTTTTCCGTTGAAGGCATTATCAGCAATTATGCGAGTGACCAGTCGTTTTCACTACAAGGAATCCTTGTAAACGCCGCGCAGGCACAGCGTCAGCCAAACAACTTGGTACTAACTGATGGGCTGCGAATAGAGGCCAGTGGCGAGCTTGTTGACGGGGTACTGATTGCCAATGAAGTAGAAAGCTACCAAAGTGATATCGAAGTGGCTGCTACTATTAGCAATATCGACAGCGACTCGGTTACCCTCGACTTTATCACGGGTGAGATCACCGTGATGACAGATAAACGCACTCGCTTTAAGGACGATCGCGACAGTGACGCTGTGTTGACCTTAAGTCAATTGCAAAACGGCGATTATGTGCAAATTAAAGCGCGCCGCAATAATAACACCTTGTACGCTAGTGAACTGCGCTTAGACGAACTCGACGACAATGTCATTCAAGCACCGGTCGAGTCATTCACAGCCCCCGATAACGTCACGGTTCTTGGTATTACCTTTACCACGGCATCGGCATCGTTTGAAGATCGCAATGACCAAGAGATAAGCCAACAGGTGTTTTTTGACAACCTTCAAGCAGGCCAAGTGATACAAGTCAAAGATGAACAACCGGCAGATGGCAATGCTGACGAGGTAGAACTAGAAGATTAA